The Corynebacterium comes genome window below encodes:
- a CDS encoding ATP-binding cassette domain-containing protein: MTATPADSHDVIRVLGAHVNNLRGVSVEIPKRRLTVFTGVSGSGKSSLVFGTIAAESQRLINETYSTFVQGFMPSLARPDVDRLDGITTAIIVDQESMGANSRSTVGTATDATAMLRILYSRIAEPNAGGPGAYSFNVPSVSASGGISVGGGRREHVEFKRTGGMCPRCEGMGRISDIDLTELVDESRSLNDGALLIPGYPVGSWSMRGYAESGLYPADVPVREFTEKQRHALYYQEPMKVKFSGINVTYEGLVPKISRSMLSKDRDAMQKHIGEFVDRAVTFIPCPECGGTRLARHALESRIRGRNIAELCAMEIRDLASWMKDVDAPSVAPLVNAIRETLDNFVAIGLGYLTLDRPAGTLSGGEAQRTKMIRHLGSALTDITYVFDEPTAGLHPHDIQRMNALLLELRDKGNTVLVVEHKPETIAIADHVIDIGPGAGRAGGLIEFEGSVEELAESDTVTGRHFHDRTRLKPTTRTAKGAIGIRGANRNNLRDVDVDIPLGVLTAITGVAGSGKSSLIASLPHRDDTVLVNQSAIRGSRRSNPATYTGALEPIRKAFAKANDVKPALFSPNSEGACPNCKGAGVVYVDLGIMSGVDVPCEVCEGRRFDEAVLDYHFGGRDIAQVLALPAAEAADFFRAPESKVPAAARICGRLVDVGLGYITLGQPLTTLSGGERQRLKLASHLAENTEVFILDEPTTGLHLADVEMLLGLLDRLVDAGRTVVCIEHHLAVVAHADHIIDIGPGAGSDGGEVTFTGTPAEMIAEGKTLTGKYLAEYVS; the protein is encoded by the coding sequence ATGACCGCCACGCCCGCCGATTCACACGATGTCATCCGGGTCCTGGGCGCCCACGTGAACAACCTGCGCGGTGTCAGCGTGGAGATACCGAAGCGCCGGCTGACGGTGTTCACCGGCGTATCCGGCTCGGGCAAGTCCTCTCTGGTCTTCGGCACCATCGCCGCCGAATCCCAACGCCTGATCAACGAGACCTACTCCACCTTCGTCCAGGGCTTCATGCCCTCCCTCGCCCGCCCGGACGTGGACCGTCTGGACGGGATCACCACGGCCATCATCGTCGACCAGGAGTCGATGGGCGCGAACTCCCGTTCCACCGTCGGCACCGCCACCGACGCCACCGCGATGCTGCGCATCCTCTACTCACGCATCGCCGAACCCAACGCCGGGGGCCCCGGTGCGTACTCCTTCAACGTGCCCTCGGTGTCCGCCTCCGGTGGCATCAGCGTCGGCGGCGGCCGGCGGGAACACGTGGAATTCAAGCGCACCGGCGGCATGTGCCCCAGGTGCGAGGGCATGGGACGGATCTCCGACATCGACCTCACCGAGCTTGTCGACGAATCCCGCTCCCTCAACGACGGCGCCCTGCTCATCCCGGGTTACCCGGTCGGGTCCTGGAGCATGCGCGGTTACGCCGAATCCGGGCTGTACCCGGCGGATGTCCCGGTGCGGGAGTTCACCGAAAAGCAGCGCCACGCCCTGTATTACCAGGAGCCGATGAAGGTCAAGTTCAGCGGCATCAACGTCACCTACGAGGGCCTGGTGCCGAAGATCTCCAGGTCCATGCTGAGTAAGGACCGCGACGCGATGCAGAAGCACATCGGTGAGTTCGTCGACCGGGCCGTCACCTTCATCCCCTGCCCCGAGTGCGGCGGGACCCGCCTCGCCCGCCACGCCCTCGAATCGAGGATCCGGGGCAGGAACATCGCCGAGCTGTGCGCCATGGAGATCCGCGACCTCGCCTCGTGGATGAAGGACGTCGACGCCCCCTCCGTCGCTCCCCTGGTCAACGCGATCCGGGAGACGCTGGACAACTTCGTCGCCATCGGCCTGGGCTACCTCACCCTCGACCGTCCGGCCGGCACGCTCTCCGGTGGTGAGGCCCAGCGCACGAAGATGATCCGGCACCTGGGCTCCGCGCTCACCGACATCACCTATGTCTTCGACGAGCCCACCGCCGGGCTGCACCCGCATGACATCCAGCGGATGAACGCCCTGCTGCTCGAACTCCGGGACAAGGGCAACACCGTCCTCGTCGTCGAGCACAAGCCCGAGACCATCGCCATCGCCGACCACGTCATCGACATCGGGCCGGGTGCCGGCCGCGCCGGCGGTCTCATCGAGTTCGAGGGGTCCGTCGAGGAACTCGCGGAGTCCGACACCGTCACCGGCCGGCACTTCCACGACCGGACCCGGCTCAAGCCCACCACCCGCACAGCGAAGGGCGCCATCGGGATCCGGGGTGCGAACCGCAACAACCTCCGCGACGTCGACGTGGACATCCCGTTGGGCGTGCTCACCGCCATCACCGGCGTGGCCGGCTCCGGCAAGTCCTCCCTCATCGCCTCCCTGCCCCACCGTGATGACACGGTGCTGGTCAACCAGTCCGCCATCCGTGGCTCGCGGCGCTCCAACCCAGCCACCTACACCGGTGCCCTGGAACCGATCCGGAAGGCCTTCGCCAAGGCCAACGACGTGAAACCGGCGCTATTCTCCCCCAACTCAGAGGGCGCGTGCCCCAACTGCAAGGGTGCCGGCGTGGTCTACGTCGACCTGGGCATCATGTCGGGCGTGGACGTCCCCTGTGAGGTGTGTGAGGGACGCCGTTTCGATGAGGCCGTGCTCGACTACCACTTCGGGGGCAGGGATATCGCCCAGGTGCTGGCCCTGCCGGCTGCCGAGGCCGCCGATTTCTTCCGCGCGCCCGAGTCCAAGGTGCCGGCGGCAGCCAGGATCTGTGGTCGGCTCGTCGACGTCGGACTGGGCTACATCACCCTCGGGCAACCCCTGACCACCCTGTCCGGCGGTGAGCGTCAGCGTCTCAAGCTGGCCTCCCACCTGGCGGAGAACACGGAGGTGTTCATCCTCGACGAACCGACGACGGGTCTGCACCTGGCGGACGTAGAGATGCTCCTGGGCCTGCTCGACCGCCTCGTGGACGCCGGCAGGACGGTGGTCTGCATCGAGCATCACCTGGCGGTGGTGGCCCACGCCGATCACATCATCGACATCGGCCCCGGCGCGGGTTCCGACGGCGGCGAGGTCACCTTCACCGGCACACCCGCCGAGATGATCGCCGAAGGGAAGACCCTGACCGGGAAATACCTCGCCGAATACGTCTCATAG
- a CDS encoding lipoate--protein ligase family protein, which yields MKQHFEVKVPHGKLVVADVSTEDGYITGAQISGDFFLEPDEAYEALGPALEGASISATTAELQARIDSALAGIEGVALHGFTTNDVAGTVRRAVSGGTDFTDHEWEIIHPGPLPTRMNVALDELMLDQVAAGTRGPTLRFWEWEDKATVIGSYQSYVNEVEPEGVEKHGIQVVRRISGGGAMFMEGGNCITYSLYVPGSMVAGLSYEDSYAYLDQWVLAALARHGVNAWYEPINDITSDGGKIGGAAQKRRKGAVLHHATMSYDIDADKMMEVLRVGKVKLASKGLRSAKKRVDPLRRQTGAPREEIIQTMISEFSNRYGATMAGLRDEDLAAAEKLVEEKFGTPGWTHHVP from the coding sequence ATGAAGCAACACTTTGAGGTCAAGGTCCCCCACGGCAAGCTCGTCGTGGCGGATGTCAGCACCGAGGACGGGTACATCACAGGCGCGCAGATCTCCGGCGACTTCTTCCTCGAGCCGGATGAAGCGTACGAGGCGCTGGGGCCGGCGCTCGAGGGGGCGTCGATAAGCGCCACGACTGCGGAGCTGCAGGCGAGGATCGACAGCGCCCTGGCGGGGATCGAGGGGGTCGCCCTGCACGGCTTCACCACCAACGACGTCGCCGGGACGGTGCGCCGCGCGGTGTCCGGGGGCACGGACTTCACCGATCATGAATGGGAGATCATCCACCCCGGCCCCCTGCCCACCCGGATGAACGTGGCGCTCGACGAGCTCATGCTCGACCAGGTCGCGGCCGGTACCCGCGGCCCGACCCTGCGTTTCTGGGAGTGGGAGGACAAGGCGACCGTCATCGGCTCCTACCAGTCCTACGTCAACGAGGTCGAGCCCGAAGGCGTGGAGAAGCACGGCATCCAGGTGGTGCGCCGCATCTCCGGCGGCGGCGCGATGTTCATGGAGGGAGGCAACTGCATCACCTACTCCCTCTACGTGCCCGGTTCCATGGTTGCGGGGCTGAGCTACGAGGACTCATACGCCTACCTCGATCAGTGGGTGCTGGCGGCCCTGGCGCGTCACGGGGTCAATGCCTGGTACGAGCCGATCAACGACATCACCTCCGACGGCGGCAAGATCGGCGGGGCCGCGCAGAAGCGGCGCAAAGGTGCGGTGCTGCACCACGCCACGATGAGCTACGACATCGACGCCGACAAGATGATGGAGGTCCTGCGGGTGGGCAAGGTCAAGCTCGCCAGCAAGGGACTGCGCTCGGCGAAGAAGCGCGTTGACCCGCTGCGTCGCCAGACCGGCGCCCCACGGGAGGAGATCATCCAGACCATGATCTCCGAGTTCAGCAACCGCTACGGCGCCACCATGGCAGGGCTGCGGGACGAGGACCTGGCCGCTGCGGAGAAGCTGGTGGAGGAGAAGTTCGGGACCCCGGGCTGGACCCATCACGTGCCCTAG
- a CDS encoding flavodoxin domain-containing protein, producing the protein MRVLIAYSSWNGSTAEIARRIGAVLTRDGITVDVTPVREARDPAHYDAVVMGSAVHNQAWSPEAAEFVHRHATALSQHPVWLFSVGMTGGLPRFLRRAARSAQGRRIVDALSSDITPREHRVFSGVCRPEHLPRMSRVFLRLVGGHFGDYRDWSAIEDWARHIALELGSPRGNQAP; encoded by the coding sequence ATGAGGGTTCTGATCGCCTATTCCAGCTGGAACGGATCCACCGCCGAGATCGCCCGACGCATTGGCGCGGTGTTGACCCGCGACGGCATCACCGTGGATGTCACGCCGGTCCGGGAAGCACGGGACCCGGCGCACTATGACGCTGTGGTGATGGGCAGCGCAGTCCACAACCAGGCGTGGTCGCCCGAAGCCGCGGAGTTTGTCCACCGCCACGCCACCGCGCTGTCGCAGCACCCGGTTTGGCTGTTCAGCGTGGGGATGACCGGTGGCCTGCCCCGGTTTCTCCGGCGGGCGGCGCGTAGCGCACAGGGTCGGCGCATCGTGGACGCCCTGAGTTCTGACATCACCCCCCGGGAGCACCGGGTCTTCTCCGGGGTGTGCAGGCCCGAACACCTGCCACGTATGTCCCGGGTCTTCCTCCGTCTGGTGGGTGGTCATTTCGGTGACTACCGCGACTGGTCGGCCATCGAGGACTGGGCCAGGCACATCGCCCTGGAGCTCGGGTCCCCGCGGGGCAACCAGGCGCCTTAA
- the zupT gene encoding zinc transporter ZupT: MYDLPTILTAFGLTLFAGLATGVGGLIAVMKNDPGKRFMAGALGLSTGVMLYVSFMEILPKSFAQLTGAWGERGGSWATVTAFFAGIALIALIDRLVPEPINPHERGIGDDPKKSAQRRSMMKMGMFTAGAIAIHNFPEGFATFIAGLEDLTIAVPVAVAIAIHNIPEGVAVAVPIRQATGSRWKALGWSTASGLAEPAGALIGFLLLMPFLGPVTLGLSFAVVAGIMVFICLDELLPTAVATGRHHTAIYGLILGMAIMAVSLLLFL; this comes from the coding sequence ATGTACGATCTCCCGACGATCCTCACAGCCTTCGGCCTGACGCTGTTCGCGGGTCTGGCGACGGGAGTCGGCGGCCTCATCGCCGTGATGAAGAACGATCCGGGAAAACGGTTCATGGCCGGCGCGCTGGGGCTGTCCACCGGCGTCATGCTCTATGTCTCCTTCATGGAGATCCTGCCGAAGTCATTCGCCCAGCTGACCGGGGCATGGGGTGAACGCGGTGGAAGTTGGGCGACGGTGACGGCGTTCTTCGCCGGAATCGCCCTCATCGCCCTCATCGACCGCCTGGTCCCCGAGCCCATCAACCCGCACGAACGCGGCATCGGGGATGACCCGAAGAAGTCCGCCCAGCGGCGCAGCATGATGAAGATGGGCATGTTCACCGCCGGCGCCATCGCGATCCACAACTTCCCCGAGGGCTTCGCCACGTTCATCGCCGGTCTGGAGGACCTCACCATCGCCGTCCCGGTGGCGGTGGCCATCGCGATCCACAACATTCCCGAGGGCGTGGCCGTCGCCGTGCCGATCCGACAGGCGACCGGTTCCCGGTGGAAGGCGCTGGGGTGGTCGACCGCCTCCGGCCTGGCGGAGCCCGCCGGGGCGCTCATCGGTTTCCTGCTGCTCATGCCGTTCCTGGGGCCGGTCACGCTCGGCCTCTCCTTTGCGGTGGTCGCAGGCATCATGGTCTTCATCTGCCTCGACGAGCTGCTGCCCACCGCAGTCGCCACCGGCCGGCACCACACCGCGATCTACGGGCTCATCCTGGGTATGGCGATCATGGCGGTCTCGCTGTTGCTGTTCCTCTGA
- a CDS encoding ABC transporter permease, with the protein MSSLTALRRVSLRSLSAHRLRLVLTALAVVLGTSFVAGAFMLTATLGKAFDDITEANYDGVDVILATAPEHPLTLGMAGDIGARNDVARVEAIDQRPVIILDAEGAPVQTGGAGSWLLAYLPPEDAVSPPLAVVQGSPPAAPGRAVLNEDAAESAGLEVGDTVTVIDAAGRHEFILDGLTRFEAATGGWAGLQIPAEQFRAGFTDGVHTERIAVRAAGGDPESLRQSLAAAYPGVTVMTGEDAAAADSEEISSQLAFFTYILFAFGLIALLVGTFIISNTFSMIVAQRTREFALLRALGMSRFQLSGSVLVEAALVAVLGSALGILVGVGLVELITWAMTAAGFGFPDAGLGLDAASILVPLGIGVLVTVLSAWIPARRAGRVHPVQAMRSGDQSVAVPLGTRTVIGVVLLAAGLAATLVAALATGWDTTSRGILTGAGTVGIVLGVLLVMAVVARSMFRARFRLGGVITLLARTNLSRNPRRTAATAFALTLGVALVAAVGILGASMKESVFGHIDESMRAHAVVSTGMVTLQGVPDQALEDLREIDGVAGVVPVTWLPVAVNGVTVGNVGAAGASPLLATDPRPAIALEITGGTFEEVDTAAGVGLSRSSSEQFGLGVGDAVTVETPGRAPLEVPVLVVWEDNVAYTPVAVTGAVAEQLVPDRSTWFTQNVFVTFGEGADEEQVFAAVTEEMNSYGILQVMDRYQYRDAGADQVNQLMSVVYALLALSVVIAVLGIVNTLALSTTERHHEFGMLRAVGTQRSQIRRMIVLESVVIALFGAIVGIVVGVWLGWCLVRILASQGIDRWLIPWDQVLLLLLGAVVVGAVAAVWPARRAARTTPLSAVG; encoded by the coding sequence GTGTCCTCATTGACAGCTCTTCGACGAGTGTCATTGCGTAGCCTGTCCGCCCACCGCCTCCGACTTGTACTCACCGCCCTGGCCGTCGTGTTGGGTACCAGCTTCGTGGCCGGCGCCTTCATGCTGACCGCCACGCTGGGCAAGGCCTTCGACGACATCACCGAGGCGAACTACGACGGGGTTGACGTCATCCTGGCCACCGCCCCTGAGCATCCGCTCACCCTCGGGATGGCCGGGGACATCGGGGCGCGGAATGACGTGGCCAGGGTCGAGGCCATCGACCAGCGCCCCGTGATCATCCTCGACGCCGAGGGCGCTCCCGTGCAGACGGGTGGCGCCGGCTCCTGGCTGCTGGCCTACCTGCCGCCCGAGGACGCGGTCTCCCCGCCCTTGGCCGTCGTGCAGGGAAGCCCGCCTGCAGCTCCGGGAAGGGCGGTGCTCAACGAGGACGCCGCCGAATCAGCGGGCCTGGAGGTCGGGGACACCGTCACCGTCATCGATGCGGCGGGTCGCCACGAGTTCATCCTCGACGGGCTGACCCGCTTCGAGGCGGCCACCGGCGGATGGGCGGGCCTGCAGATCCCCGCGGAGCAGTTCCGGGCAGGGTTCACCGACGGAGTCCACACCGAACGCATCGCCGTGCGCGCCGCGGGCGGGGACCCCGAAAGTCTCCGGCAGTCGCTGGCCGCCGCCTACCCGGGTGTGACGGTGATGACCGGTGAGGACGCCGCGGCGGCCGATTCGGAGGAGATCAGCTCCCAGCTGGCGTTCTTCACCTACATTCTCTTCGCCTTCGGGCTGATCGCACTGCTGGTGGGCACGTTCATCATCTCCAACACCTTCTCCATGATCGTCGCCCAGCGCACCCGCGAGTTCGCTCTCCTCCGCGCCCTGGGTATGTCCCGGTTCCAGCTCAGCGGCTCGGTCCTCGTCGAGGCCGCCCTCGTCGCGGTGCTCGGGTCGGCCCTCGGCATCCTCGTGGGCGTCGGACTGGTGGAGCTGATCACGTGGGCGATGACCGCCGCCGGTTTCGGTTTCCCCGACGCAGGCCTGGGGCTCGACGCCGCGAGCATCCTCGTCCCGCTGGGCATCGGTGTGCTGGTCACGGTCCTCAGCGCCTGGATACCCGCCCGTCGCGCCGGCCGGGTCCACCCCGTGCAGGCGATGCGCTCCGGTGATCAGTCCGTCGCGGTGCCGTTGGGGACGCGGACGGTCATCGGCGTCGTACTGCTGGCTGCCGGTCTGGCCGCCACGTTGGTCGCGGCCCTGGCCACCGGGTGGGACACCACCTCCCGCGGCATCCTGACCGGGGCAGGCACCGTCGGCATCGTCCTGGGGGTGCTGCTGGTCATGGCGGTGGTGGCCCGTTCGATGTTCCGCGCACGCTTCCGTCTCGGCGGGGTGATCACCCTCCTGGCCCGGACGAACCTGTCGCGTAACCCGAGACGGACGGCGGCCACCGCCTTCGCCCTCACCCTCGGGGTGGCGCTCGTCGCGGCCGTGGGCATCCTCGGAGCGTCCATGAAGGAATCCGTCTTCGGCCACATCGACGAATCCATGCGCGCCCACGCCGTCGTCTCCACCGGCATGGTCACCCTGCAGGGGGTGCCGGACCAGGCGCTCGAGGATCTCCGGGAGATCGACGGGGTCGCAGGTGTGGTGCCGGTGACGTGGCTGCCGGTGGCGGTCAACGGCGTCACGGTGGGCAATGTGGGGGCCGCCGGGGCCAGCCCGCTGCTGGCCACCGACCCACGCCCGGCCATCGCCCTCGAGATCACCGGGGGGACGTTCGAGGAGGTCGACACGGCCGCGGGTGTGGGCCTGTCCCGCAGCAGCTCGGAGCAGTTCGGGCTCGGGGTGGGGGACGCCGTGACCGTCGAGACTCCCGGTCGGGCGCCACTGGAGGTGCCCGTGCTGGTGGTCTGGGAGGACAACGTGGCCTACACGCCGGTGGCGGTGACGGGGGCCGTCGCGGAGCAGCTGGTACCGGACCGTTCCACCTGGTTCACCCAGAATGTCTTCGTCACCTTCGGGGAGGGTGCGGACGAGGAACAGGTCTTCGCAGCGGTCACCGAGGAGATGAACTCCTACGGCATCCTCCAGGTGATGGACCGCTACCAGTACCGCGACGCCGGCGCGGACCAGGTCAACCAGCTGATGAGCGTGGTGTACGCGCTGCTGGCGCTGTCGGTGGTCATCGCGGTGCTGGGAATCGTCAACACCCTGGCGTTGTCCACGACCGAACGTCACCATGAGTTCGGGATGCTCCGGGCGGTGGGCACGCAGCGTTCCCAGATCCGGCGGATGATCGTGCTCGAATCAGTGGTGATAGCCCTGTTCGGGGCGATCGTGGGCATCGTCGTGGGCGTGTGGCTGGGCTGGTGTCTCGTGCGGATCCTGGCCTCCCAGGGCATCGACCGCTGGCTGATCCCCTGGGATCAGGTCCTCCTGCTGCTGCTCGGGGCGGTGGTCGTCGGAGCGGTCGCGGCTGTGTGGCCGGCCCGTCGGGCCGCGCGGACGACTCCGCTGTCGGCCGTCGGCTGA
- a CDS encoding chloride channel protein encodes MFRGQLVLIPLVLAGGVAAGVIGGAMAWLIHRIQLSAGGVGVVHPVAAAAIGGLLAGLGWWWLRRQCPVRSIEDSILTDDAPLPLGRTSADALLQLLVVGSGLSLGREQAPRQASAAVLDQLTRLVRVREEHRRILVAAAAGAGLAAVYNVPVAGILFTLEALPVRRDWRALLIAGVMSAVATVTAWPIVGRDPVYEFPDAAFSAPVLYMLPLLLLGAALIGRLFRALLTSTEGWKVIDPRWLPVSVGVTTAGVVAVSFLVPGVTGNGEQIVRTALDPASPLALLAVLVVAKPLLTAVSLGSGAVGGTLTPSLAVGAAMGGLLGLVVGVDPGLVAVFALIGAAGVLAVMQQTPVFAAVIAWELTWAPLWTLPLLFVVATGAYFLGQARDQGTSDAAGGHTVP; translated from the coding sequence ATGTTCCGCGGCCAGCTCGTCCTCATCCCGCTGGTGCTCGCCGGTGGCGTCGCCGCAGGTGTCATCGGCGGGGCGATGGCGTGGCTGATCCACCGGATACAGCTGTCGGCCGGCGGCGTGGGCGTGGTCCACCCGGTGGCGGCCGCGGCGATCGGCGGGCTCCTCGCCGGGCTCGGCTGGTGGTGGCTGCGTCGGCAGTGCCCGGTGCGCAGCATCGAGGATTCGATACTCACCGACGACGCCCCCCTTCCCCTCGGCCGAACCTCCGCCGACGCGCTCCTGCAGCTGCTGGTCGTGGGATCCGGCCTTTCGCTCGGCCGGGAGCAGGCCCCGCGTCAGGCATCGGCCGCAGTGCTGGACCAGCTCACCCGCCTGGTCCGGGTGAGGGAGGAACACCGTCGGATCCTTGTGGCTGCGGCAGCCGGCGCGGGCCTGGCGGCGGTGTACAACGTGCCTGTGGCCGGAATCCTGTTCACACTGGAGGCCCTGCCCGTGCGCCGCGACTGGCGCGCACTGCTCATCGCCGGCGTGATGTCTGCCGTGGCGACGGTGACCGCCTGGCCGATCGTGGGCCGAGATCCCGTCTACGAGTTCCCGGACGCAGCCTTCAGCGCCCCCGTCCTGTACATGCTTCCGCTGCTCCTCCTGGGGGCCGCACTCATCGGTCGACTCTTCCGGGCCCTGCTGACGTCAACCGAGGGGTGGAAGGTCATCGATCCCCGCTGGCTGCCCGTGAGCGTCGGGGTGACCACCGCAGGAGTGGTCGCGGTGTCCTTCCTCGTGCCGGGGGTGACGGGTAACGGCGAACAGATCGTCCGCACCGCCCTGGATCCCGCTTCGCCGTTGGCGTTGCTTGCCGTGCTGGTGGTGGCCAAGCCCCTGCTCACGGCCGTGTCACTGGGGTCCGGCGCAGTGGGGGGCACCCTCACCCCGTCGCTGGCGGTGGGGGCTGCCATGGGTGGACTGCTCGGGCTGGTGGTGGGGGTCGACCCCGGGCTGGTCGCCGTCTTCGCGCTCATCGGCGCGGCCGGTGTCCTGGCGGTCATGCAACAGACGCCGGTGTTCGCCGCCGTGATCGCCTGGGAGTTGACGTGGGCCCCACTGTGGACCCTGCCGCTGCTGTTCGTGGTGGCCACAGGGGCATACTTCCTGGGCCAGGCCAGGGACCAGGGGACGTCTGATGCCGCGGGTGGTCACACGGTTCCGTGA
- a CDS encoding DUF808 domain-containing protein, whose protein sequence is MAGGLIALLDDVALIARAAAASVDDVAAAAGKTSVKAAGVVVDDAAVTPRFVTGISPARELPMIWRITKGSLINKLVIILPIALFLSWIAPWALTPILMIGGTYLCYEGAEKVLAKVLGHGGHDKPAKDESPLAEDQLVKGAIMTDLILSAEIMVISLNEVADQPLVFRAAVLVVVAIGITALVYGAVALLVKMDDVGLHMVSRGGPGAGFGRGLVSAMPKILTAISVIGTFAMLWVGGHIIIAGLAEFGLTWFYDTIHGMEVAVGGGILGWLVNTFFALLFGLVWGAIVAFLVEGVTRLTRRVSGKPAAAH, encoded by the coding sequence ATGGCCGGTGGCCTGATCGCCCTGCTCGACGACGTGGCCCTCATCGCCAGAGCGGCCGCCGCCAGTGTCGACGACGTCGCCGCCGCCGCCGGCAAGACCTCCGTCAAGGCCGCCGGCGTGGTGGTCGATGACGCAGCGGTGACCCCCCGTTTCGTCACCGGCATTTCCCCCGCGCGGGAGCTGCCGATGATCTGGCGGATCACCAAGGGCTCGTTGATCAACAAGCTCGTCATCATCCTGCCTATCGCGCTGTTCCTGTCGTGGATCGCCCCCTGGGCCCTCACGCCGATACTCATGATCGGTGGCACCTACCTGTGCTACGAGGGCGCGGAGAAGGTGCTCGCCAAGGTGCTGGGCCACGGCGGCCACGACAAGCCCGCCAAGGATGAGTCTCCCCTGGCGGAGGATCAGCTGGTCAAGGGCGCGATCATGACCGACCTGATCCTCTCCGCGGAGATCATGGTCATCTCGCTCAATGAGGTCGCCGATCAGCCACTGGTCTTCCGCGCCGCGGTCCTGGTGGTCGTGGCCATCGGCATCACCGCGCTCGTCTACGGTGCGGTCGCCCTGCTGGTGAAGATGGATGACGTCGGTCTGCACATGGTGTCCCGGGGTGGTCCAGGCGCCGGCTTCGGCCGGGGGCTGGTATCCGCCATGCCGAAGATCCTCACCGCGATCTCGGTGATCGGCACCTTCGCCATGCTGTGGGTCGGTGGACACATCATCATCGCCGGTCTGGCCGAGTTCGGCCTGACCTGGTTCTACGACACCATCCACGGCATGGAGGTCGCCGTCGGCGGCGGGATCCTCGGTTGGCTGGTGAACACGTTCTTCGCGCTGCTCTTCGGCCTGGTGTGGGGCGCCATCGTGGCCTTCCTCGTGGAGGGCGTGACCCGGCTGACCCGCCGTGTGTCCGGGAAGCCGGCCGCGGCGCACTGA
- a CDS encoding hemolysin family protein, which produces MTWSASPRWKGTGLRWSVVRTGALRQWNLARNPGQWTMLDALLVLLFIVIGGVFAATEMALVSLRESQIRRMERGSSAERSVAALARDSGFFLSAVQIGVTFAGFFSSAFGASTIAPQIAPHLEGWGMNARAASISALVLMTLIISYLSLVLGELVPKRIAMQKAERVSRIAAPPLKVFAGLMTPVVWTVDKSSGLLLRMIGFDPSERTSQMSVEEVRDIARSHHGLDERHRELVDDVFGAGERIVSEVMQHRSDTVAYQGDLTVSEASGDITGRPYSRYPVYEDSIDDIIGFVHVRDLLEQSASGQGDVPIRRIVRPIAQFPGSISLPEAMAQMRASGQHIAVVVDEYGGTDGMVTLEDLLEELVGEIWDEYDIMQRREFLRLHESRLVAGTTNLEDFAEATGVSLPDGPYETVAGWLLTELGRLGRAGDVVIIPPEYTADPMDDDVDPEPPARYELEITEVAGNRIVTVELKKSSRGDAENRAT; this is translated from the coding sequence GTGACCTGGTCAGCCTCACCCCGGTGGAAGGGGACGGGGCTGCGCTGGTCTGTGGTCCGGACGGGTGCGCTCCGGCAGTGGAACCTGGCCCGGAACCCCGGTCAGTGGACGATGCTTGACGCCCTGCTGGTCCTTCTCTTCATCGTCATCGGCGGCGTCTTCGCGGCCACCGAGATGGCGCTGGTGAGCCTGCGGGAATCGCAGATCCGCAGGATGGAACGCGGATCGTCCGCGGAGCGGAGTGTCGCCGCGCTGGCCCGTGACTCGGGCTTTTTTCTGTCGGCGGTCCAGATCGGCGTGACCTTCGCCGGCTTCTTCTCCTCCGCCTTCGGTGCCTCGACCATCGCCCCGCAGATCGCCCCCCACCTGGAGGGTTGGGGGATGAACGCCCGCGCGGCGTCGATAAGCGCGCTGGTGTTGATGACGCTGATCATCTCCTATCTCTCGCTCGTGCTCGGCGAGCTGGTGCCCAAGCGTATCGCCATGCAGAAGGCGGAGCGGGTCAGCCGTATCGCGGCGCCACCCCTGAAGGTCTTCGCCGGGCTGATGACCCCGGTGGTCTGGACGGTGGACAAGTCCTCCGGACTCCTGCTGCGCATGATCGGCTTCGATCCCTCCGAGCGCACCTCGCAGATGAGCGTCGAGGAGGTCCGGGACATCGCCAGATCCCACCACGGCCTTGACGAGCGTCATCGCGAGCTCGTCGACGACGTCTTCGGCGCGGGGGAGCGCATCGTCAGCGAGGTCATGCAGCACCGCTCCGACACGGTCGCCTACCAGGGGGATCTCACGGTGTCGGAGGCATCGGGCGACATCACCGGCCGACCGTACTCACGCTATCCGGTCTACGAGGATTCGATCGACGACATCATCGGCTTCGTGCACGTGCGCGACCTGCTGGAGCAGAGCGCCTCCGGACAAGGTGACGTGCCCATCCGGCGCATCGTCCGGCCCATCGCGCAGTTCCCCGGCTCCATCTCCCTGCCGGAGGCGATGGCGCAGATGCGTGCCTCCGGTCAGCACATCGCCGTGGTGGTCGACGAATACGGCGGCACCGACGGCATGGTCACCCTCGAGGACCTGCTGGAGGAGTTGGTGGGGGAGATCTGGGACGAATACGACATCATGCAACGGCGCGAGTTCCTCCGACTCCACGAATCCCGGCTGGTGGCGGGCACGACGAATCTGGAGGACTTCGCCGAGGCCACCGGCGTCTCCCTGCCCGACGGCCCGTATGAGACGGTCGCCGGGTGGCTGCTCACCGAGCTGGGCAGGCTGGGGCGCGCCGGGGACGTGGTGATCATCCCGCCGGAATACACCGCCGACCCGATGGACGATGACGTGGACCCGGAGCCCCCGGCCCGCTATGAACTGGAGATCACCGAGGTCGCCGGCAACCGCATCGTCACCGTCGAGCTGAAGAAGTCCAGCCGAGGTGACGCGGAGAACCGGGCCACGTAG